The segment GAGACCGAACAGAAGTGGTTTGACCAACTGGTAGGCATTCATCGTACGTTTACCCAGACTCCGGTGGCAAAAGCCTCTCGTTCCAACTTAGAATTCGTGTTCGACCTCGTCTTTGTCGGCCTTCTGGATGATGATTTTGTCTTCCCTGACGCGCACGAACACCTCGTCGCCGATGTCCATGCCAGCGACGGCGAGTTCGTCCTCGTGTAGATTGATGTGGACGTTGTGATACTCGCCGTCCTCGCCTTTCGCGCCACTCGGGCTGAGCTTCTTTTTCCGTACCATCGCGGTATCGTACGCGTAAGTTCGCCCCAGATTATACTTAAGTGTTTTCTACCGGCCGACCTCGGACACTTACTCCGAGAGACGCTTTCGACTAACTTACACTCTCGCATTCGACGCACGTAGACGTACCGGAAAGCGCCTGACGGCAGTAACGCAATATATAAGCCTTACGATGAAAATGGCTCATATCGGCGATATATTTATAGTGGGTCCTGTGCTGGGTTGTCATGGAGGAGAAAACCATGGTACGTGAAGACGGTAAACGGAATTTCGCGCTTCGAGAAACGGGCGGTGACGAGAGTAGTGTCTTCTCAGGAAACACTCCGCGACAGGCAGCCCTGAAGGCCGCCCGTCGTCTCGACCCGGCGTCGTCCGAAGACGCTGCCGACCGCACAGAGATCCGACTTCGAGAGAAAGGTACTGACAAAGTCCACATCTACGAAGGCTGGGCGTGGCACGAGTCGGCCCCCGACGACAAACCCGACTGGATGCCAAACGAGATTACCGAAGCCAACGTCTCGAAGCAGGGCATCGAACACCTCGATGAGTAACGCGGTCGGGAACAATTTTCCACCTGTTTTCTCGCCTTTCGAGTAACGACGCTTTCCTCGTCTGGAGACGCTCGAAATCAGCCGGATTTTGACTGAGACATATAGCTGTTCCGCGTGCGTGGGAAGCACCTACCGGGACGACGTGTACGACACGGAGGACGACTGGCGGTTCTCCTCTCGTGCTACGCTCCTCTGAGTAAGTCGAGATTCTTGTTAGCCTCGATAGATCGCCTCACTTGGCCATATTGGCACGTCATCTCACAGCGAAGTCGTCACGGTTCGACGGTCTTAAGTGTAACCCGGCCATTCGTTGGAATGCGAACGAGGTCCGGTGGTTTGGGCCTCCGGGAATCGGCGAAAAACGACGCCTTTTTACGGCGTCTACGCCGATTCTCGCAATCGACACCAATCCGTAGCCCTTAACTGTACTGGGGGACTTGGACTGAGTAGGCGCGGCGTCCTGCGATTACCGACGCTCGCGAGACACTCAATCCGACGCCCTTAAGTGTAAGAGGGTACTCGGATTGGATGTGACGAGCCTTCGGGGGTCTTCCCACCGAAGGACGCACACGGTTCGACGCCCTTAAATGATACGGGCACATTGAACCGTAATGCAGCGAAAGACACGACGTGATTTGCGAAACGTTCGATTCGTTTCGTAGTCTCGGACTGGGCGAGGTTCGATGGGTTTAAGACCAATCGAACTCAACGTTCAGGTCCGAAGGAAATGAGGATTCCACCCCTGCGGTC is part of the Halorussus salinus genome and harbors:
- a CDS encoding non-histone chromosomal MC1 family protein, which translates into the protein MVREDGKRNFALRETGGDESSVFSGNTPRQAALKAARRLDPASSEDAADRTEIRLREKGTDKVHIYEGWAWHESAPDDKPDWMPNEITEANVSKQGIEHLDE